From the genome of Nicotiana tabacum cultivar K326 chromosome 2, ASM71507v2, whole genome shotgun sequence:
ATCACTGATTGAGGGTGAATCAAAACAAAAACATGTACTCCTCTTAGAGATTAAGGTTGTGCTTTATGAATTCCATCTTTAAATCTTCTTTATTTTGTTGGTGATGCCTTTATATTTGAATAATAGTTTCTACTTTACTTAGGGAAATCAATATCGCCCAACAAAGATACCTCTGAACTCAGTGCGGCCTTTTGAATATACTGAGGTAGCTTCTTTTATCCACCACAACCTCTATACTGAGGTAGCTTGTTTTCGTAACTACGTCTCTACACaggatttttttaaaattcattttcaaatggTGCATGGTACAGGTAGTGTTGAAGGATGAACCTGATATTGATCCTAATGATCATAGCTCGATTCTTGAACATTTGGATAGCGTAGTATGTCTATTCTCCATCTTTCAATCCTTTGTGTTTATTCAGGATATTATATGATAAACCTTTTGTACATTTGTTAATTTCTGTTGCTTTATTTGAGAAGTTTATGACTCTGATTGATTTTGAACAACTTCTAATTGTGATAGGTCAGGAAGTTGATAGAAAGATCTAATCAAAAGGCTAATAGTGAATCTGTTGTAAAGCTCCCCTTAGTTCGAGTAAAGGTGGTTTTCTTATGCATCATGTTTCACTTTGTATACATTGCCCTTCTCCCTTTTTAATTGTAGTGCCAAAATTGATGTTCCTTTTTGGATGACCGATCTGACAGGTAGACTACTCTGGGTTTATGACTATAAATCCTCAAAGGTTTGGACAAAAATATGTGGGGAAGGTACTTCTTATGCTAACTGCTAGATCAGGGTTCTATTTAATCCTTTTTTTTTGCAGTCCTGGCCTCTCTCTCTAGCGAGATGCATACAACACTGGTCATGACATTTTCAAATTTATAGGTTGCCAATCCGCAGGATattctcattttctcaaaatcaTCAAAGAAGGTCGGCAAAGAAGGTAATTTACTGTTTTCTTGGGAGTGAAGAATCTACTTACATTTCTTCGCCATGAGTCTAGGCCACCAGGCTGGCCCTTTCCATGGCCTTTGATCGATGACTGGATTTTGTGTTTCACAATTTACTGGTTTAGTGCTGCCAAGTGACCGTGTGATCACTCTGTAGGCAATGACAGTCTGATTCTTGCTCATAAGTCATAACTTGACCTAATCTAATTCATTTATCTCATGAAGACTCTGCACTTCTTGGGTTTGATACTTTATAGAGATTGAATCTCAAGCCATCCATCTTAGACTGTCATAAGATAATCTCCAATTTATCATGAAGGAAACTTATACCATCTATATACTGTTGCATCATATAATGTCCCACTTGGGTATATAAGGGCATCTTATGAGGTTTAAAAGGTCTTGGACCACTCCATCCATTGCATTAATATTTTGGGTGGGATGTTGAAATTCTTCATACATACAACCAAACAGATTATATGGACCGTTATAAGCTTCTACATTCATATTTCCCCCCTAAATTTTCAGAGAACAAAACGGTATCTTGTGACCTGAAAGTTTCCCGTTGCTTAATATAACAATAGACACTTTCAACGTTCATATCAGTGTTTATTCCAAGTTGAACTGGAACTTTCTTTTTATCCAGACTGAGTGTTACAGTTCCTCTAGAAGGTTGGTATAGAAGAACATCTTATCGTTGCTCCAGATATTTTCACCATTCTggctttttgaattttttttaccaTCTCCAATGCAGATACGTACTTATAATGCTAGATAATTCATCCATGATCCATCATTTTGAATACCTTGATTCTCCTTATATCCTAGCTTctcttgatttttttatttttatttttaatgataTTGTAATCtacttgagccgagggtctttcggaaacaacctctacTCCCTcgtggtaggggtaaggtctacgtactcactaccttccccagaccccacttgtgggatttcactgggttgttgttgttgtaatgatATTGTAATCTACACTATTTTTTATTATCTCACATTTATTAACATTTGTTTATTTCTTGTAGCTAAATTTGATGATTCTGAGCGGCTTCGCCCTGAAGAATTGAATCAGCAAAACATTGAAGCTTTAGTTGCTGAGAGCAATTTGGTGGGTATCAAGTCAAGTTTGGAAGCTTTTCTCATTCTGATGTCCTCGATCACCTGTTAAATAGTTCAATGTTTGAGTTTTCATTACTATATATCCAAAACAGTAGCATATAATGTTTTAATTTTTCGAGTTCAAGAGTTTTCTTTGGTTCCTCTATGCTGTGGGAAAACTAAGTTTCGTAAAAGTGAAAGGGAACGTACTCTTGGCAGCACACTTAAGTTTCCAGTAGGGCATCTTTATCGATTATCCTGGACTTTTTCtctctttgaccaccctcttttacCCCCTCTCTTCACCCTCTTCTAGTCTGATAAATGGGGTTTTCCTTGTTTACCACATAATATATCCAACTAGCAGTTAAAGAAGAAGCATGTATCTAACAGTAAAACATTTTGACTCTCGCAATTAGTGTATAATCAGAAGATTTGACAAGAGCAAGCACAAGTGGAAAACATCTTGATGCTGAAAACAATACATCAAAGTCCTCATTTGTTTTTCAATATTTTGGAGCTATCTAATAATGATTTTATGCTACAGAAAATGGAGGTACTTCCAGTCAGCGATCTGGATGTTGCGCTGCACAATTTTGTTAACAAGGATGACAAAATGGCTTTTTATTCTTGTGTACAATACAACCTTGAGGAAACTCGAGTATGTCATTTTGTTATGCGGTAGTCACTGTAATTAGGGATATTCCTATATTCCATTTTTTCTTCTACTCCTACATATATGTTACTTTAATTGTGCGGTACTAAGTTTGAAATATTTCTAACAGAATAAAATAGCCCGtgattcagatgcagtgaaattCGAAGAAGATGATATAATTTTAAAAGTTGGAGAATGCTTAGAGGTAAGAATTTTATATCTTTCACCTTGAGACTACCTCtgacagaggcggatccaggatttaaatcttatgggttcaacttttaaagtttttagcattgaacccattatatttttaaagttctgggttcatatctactattttaaaGATTCCCCTTAAAGAAGAGCTTGTACCTTCTCTATTCTCTTCCCTTTTTACTTTGGTTCACAGTTTCAAATGGGGAAAGATAGGTTGGGCACCCATTCCATATCTCACAAAGGGGAGATATGCAGCTAAACAATAGAAAAAGTATATTTTCATCTGCAGCAATTGGCTTTCATTCTCAATGGTACCTGATATGAATTATGGTCCCAAACAGTCATTGTGATATGTGATTCTTGAATCTGTTTCAAGTGGAGAGTCAGTGAACTTGATGCAAGGATTTCATGGGTTTATTTGTTTGCAGAAGTTTTAAGCACACAGAAATAATTCCCAGCTAATAGCTTCTGAAAGACAGGTTAAAAAAGGAGGAGGCTTCCACCAAATAAGAAGAGATGCATGAGGAACTAACAATTTTCTGATGACTGCTTAATTCCTGATCTATGAAAAACAGACAGGGTGCCACGTTTTATGTGGTGCTTTTATATTATGCATGGATCACGTGCGAACGTGTCAGTTCACAGTGCAAATGTTGGAGTAGCTCAACATGTTGGGCTCTCTTGCAGTTCTTTTCTTGCTCTATTTAGTCCTTTTAGGGTGGGTGAGGTGGTGATTTTGTTCCATCAAAGCAAAGTAGGTTGGACAATCACTGAGAGAAGGAAGCGGAGAACTCAAATAGCAGCAAAGAACTACAAATGCCTTTTATATGCTTGGGCATGTGATAGTGTTAATTGACTTTGTTGTCTGCAAAGAGAAGCTTAAGCCAAAGAAAGGAAAGAGAACAGTTGGAAAGTTAGATTCTTAATTATTCAATAATGTGCTGCTGTCCAGGTTAACACAGAGTTAAAGATGACCTTCAAGTCTGGTCCGTAAGGTCCATTCACGATTGTTCGCTATACAATTCAGATGACATAAACAATTTGCATGTGCTTGTGCCACTTGTTCAGTCAGTTCAAATGGAGGCAATTACACAAATTGCTAGTTCAAATTTAGCCAAAGATGGAAAGCAGTAGTCTTGGAATGTTGACTAGAGCTGTTCTTCTTTTTTGCTTGGAATTAGCTGGGCGCAGAAGTTCTTCTGCACATTCTATGATTATGAATTCACTAACTGCATAAAATTGCATGTTCAAATGTATTTTTCTTGATTGTTCTTATAATTATGTGTGCTTGTAAATTTCACAATGCCATTACTGTTATGTGATGTTCTGAAGTCTTATATCAAATATGGCTTTTGTAGGAACGCGTCAAACAAAGAGCTGCACAGAATAAAGATGATCAACCTTTCTCCTTTAATGGACAGTCCTTGGAGGTATtcctttttgtgatttttacctgaGGATGATCTTATTGCGTCAATGTCCATTATTATATTTGTCTAAAGCATGTATAATCTAAGGGCATCTGATCCATAATGATTAAGGACATGTGTTCTCAGGATATCAGAGGCAAAAGTACTGCAGTAGGATCAGCAGTTTCATTCAGTGATGATGAGGACACCACTATGCTCTCCGCCTCAAAGTCTACTGCCGGTAAAGGAAGAAATGAGTCATCTCAATCTTTTAGATCCTCTCGTGATGCTTCTGAAGTTAGCAAGACCTCTTCAAGGGGAAGGGGcaggggcagaggcagaggcagaggaaGGGCTTCCAATAGCTTGAAGCAGACAACTCTTGATGCATCTTTGGGATTCCGTCATTCACAGAGGTTTGTCCTGGATTCCTAATAGTGATGCTCCAATGTTGCGTATTTTTGCCCTGTTTCTAGTCTTCTTTATAAAGTCCCAGTTTTGCTATAGTTTATTCACATGCAGAAGCTTTTGCTTCGAGTTGTGCTTGTTTCTTGCTTTCTTTGGCATCAAAGGGTTTGATATGTGGCTTGTTGCTGTTGTAAGCATTGAGCATCAAGGGAAGTTTCATTATATTTCTGAACTCCAAGCTACATTTAGCTTGCTAAGAATATAAAGCAGGATTGAACCAGAATACAATCGCCTATAGGAGGCATGTGTTAGTGAGACAACAAAGAATACCCAACATAAGATGCTTCACGCTCTTTTTGTTGCAGTAGCAGATAAAATTCTCTGCTTCTTTTCTTAAATAATAAGCAAATAGACAACAATATTTTTGCTTTGATCAGTGCAAAATAAGCAATTATCGCTACTACTTACAAACATTGATGTTTTGCTGTTTGTTTTGGCTTTTTATTTCCTATATAAACTTACTTTCATCAAATTATTACGATATATAGATAGCAGATTTGtcttttcaatttcattttctttaaacTTCTTATTTCTTAGAATTTTGATTTGCTAGTTTTATTTCTTATAACTTAATTGTTATGGAGTATTAATTAACACTCCCTAAAAGAAAGAGGAATTATTCGCTGATCATGGAAGGACAACAAGAGAGAGGAGGAAATAAATATTCTACACCAGTGAACTCATTTGTATGCGTATATATTCTGCGTGGCAATAAGCGAGTCTATGCGTATTTCCGTGATAGCATTAATTTTGTGGAAAAAGATATTAGCACAACTTAaatttagtcttgaaatggcCATGACTCCAAAGCAATTAATATTTGAAGTCAAACAGGAAAAGAAAATTATGGGACAGAGGTAACATTAAATTATATATTAGGTTAAGAATGCACTAAATTAAAATGGTGAGTTGATGATACGTTTATTGAAATCATTTTTGTTTTATGCAACCTTTATAAAAGAGGTGAAAAGGGGTATAAATAGGACTAAGATGGACAACTTTTCTTAAAACAGAAGAATTAAGTTGTTAAGAATGATAAACAAGTGAGAAGTTAATTGAAATCACTTTTCATTGATTATTCACATTATAAAAAGGAAAGAGAGCGGGCTAAAATACAACACAAATCAACAAGACGCCCAACTATTTTAAAGACAGATTGTCGTCACCTCTTTTAAATGTTTGCATAACACAAAGGATCTTCATATGAAAAAAGAAGCATTATCTTCAACATTTTGTAGTGTCAACTTTTACAAATAAAACTTTACCAGTCAAAATAGCTGATAGCTGTTTGCTTCTCCTTTAGAATTTTGCCATAAATTTAGGTAATTTAAGCATTATTTGTCATTAAAGTCCTTTACATAAACTTTGTTGCTGCAGATCTGCATCGGTTGCTGCATCTGCATCAGTGCGAAGTATTGCTGAAGATGATGAGAATGTGGAATCTCCTTCAAGTGATGAGGATGCTAAACAGGACACAAATGCTATTGATGAAAGCTCAGTAGGTTCTATCTTCCTTATTGAATACATTTCTTTCCCCAAGCACTTCTCCTCCCTGGTttagaaagctgtcttaggaaaggaaaaaaagagtatTGGAAAGAAGGCATATAGCTTGCACACAAATTAATTGCAGTCTTGTATGAGCATTACATTGTATTATATACAATTAACCCCAACTTTCCTCACACTGCCTAAGGATAGAAAGCAAAAGATTGGAAGTGTTAAAAAAGGCAATTAAACCTTTGCACGAGTGACAGTAAGTAAATTCTAGCTCTTCTCTCATTGCCTGAGAATTGCAGTTAGAAAATACAAATGTGAATAAAGAATTTAAACTCAAGTAACAAGGAAGACAGTGGATGCCTATTCTATTTACTAATAATTTCTGGAGACCTCGACTCGCTCTTCAGTCGACGTTTGCCCACTTAACCGCACTGCTAATCAGCCCCGTTAACGTCGTACACTCACTTTTGCATTGAGAGTAAGAGATCAGGAGATCCAGTTGCTTTGAACTACTGAACAATGTATTACTGGCCAGTGCAGTATCATTAAACGTCACCGCTTCAGTTTGAATCTGTTTCCCCTgtagagttgtattttggataGTGTGCATGAAAATTCCAAATACTGGATGGTAAAAGTATTTCCTAAATATCAGTTTTCTGTCTCACTTCCTCCTGCTGTATGTTACGTAATAGCGCCTTTATATGCTGTCTCCCATTGCTAGGGCGATGACAAGACAGTCCAGGGCAAAGGCCGCAAAAGGGCTGCTCCAAGGGGAAGGGGTAGAGGTTCAACAACAGCGGCTAAAAGGGGAAGAAAATCAGATAGCTCCTCGTCTTCACTTCAAAGGATGCTCATGGAtgtagatgaagaagatgatgatgatgatgacatggcaaagaaagaaaatagaccTCG
Proteins encoded in this window:
- the LOC107763165 gene encoding double-strand break repair protein MRE11 isoform X2; the encoded protein is MIDLCNSRFGHVNYEDPHFNVGLPVFSIHGNHDDPAGVDNLSAVDILSACNLVNYFGKMDLGGSGVGQIALYPILIRKGSTSVALYGLGNIRDERLNRMFQTPHAVQWMRPEAQERCQVSDWFNILVLHQNRVKTNPKNAINEHFLPRFLDFIVWGHEHECLVDPQEVPGMGFHVTQPGSSVATSLIEGESKQKHVLLLEIKGNQYRPTKIPLNSVRPFEYTEVVLKDEPDIDPNDHSSILEHLDSVVRKLIERSNQKANSESVVKLPLVRVKVDYSGFMTINPQRFGQKYVGKVANPQDILIFSKSSKKVGKEAKFDDSERLRPEELNQQNIEALVAESNLKMEVLPVSDLDVALHNFVNKDDKMAFYSCVQYNLEETRNKIARDSDAVKFEEDDIILKVGECLEERVKQRAAQNKDDQPFSFNGQSLEDIRGKSTAVGSAVSFSDDEDTTMLSASKSTAGKGRNESSQSFRSSRDASEVSKTSSRGRGRGRGRGRGRASNSLKQTTLDASLGFRHSQRSASVAASASVRSIAEDDENVESPSSDEDAKQDTNAIDESSGDDKTVQGKGRKRAAPRGRGRGSTTAAKRGRKSDSSSSSLQRMLMDVDEEDDDDDDMAKKENRPRPRVTRNYGALRR
- the LOC107763165 gene encoding double-strand break repair protein MRE11 isoform X1; translation: MDDSSREEEIDTVKILVATDCHLGYMEKDEIRRQDSFQAFEEICSIAEKKQVDFVLLGGDLFHENKPSRSTLVKAIEILRRYCLNDRPVQFQVVSDQTVNFANMFGHVNYEDPHFNVGLPVFSIHGNHDDPAGVDNLSAVDILSACNLVNYFGKMDLGGSGVGQIALYPILIRKGSTSVALYGLGNIRDERLNRMFQTPHAVQWMRPEAQERCQVSDWFNILVLHQNRVKTNPKNAINEHFLPRFLDFIVWGHEHECLVDPQEVPGMGFHVTQPGSSVATSLIEGESKQKHVLLLEIKGNQYRPTKIPLNSVRPFEYTEVVLKDEPDIDPNDHSSILEHLDSVVRKLIERSNQKANSESVVKLPLVRVKVDYSGFMTINPQRFGQKYVGKVANPQDILIFSKSSKKVGKEAKFDDSERLRPEELNQQNIEALVAESNLKMEVLPVSDLDVALHNFVNKDDKMAFYSCVQYNLEETRNKIARDSDAVKFEEDDIILKVGECLEERVKQRAAQNKDDQPFSFNGQSLEDIRGKSTAVGSAVSFSDDEDTTMLSASKSTAGKGRNESSQSFRSSRDASEVSKTSSRGRGRGRGRGRGRASNSLKQTTLDASLGFRHSQRSASVAASASVRSIAEDDENVESPSSDEDAKQDTNAIDESSGDDKTVQGKGRKRAAPRGRGRGSTTAAKRGRKSDSSSSSLQRMLMDVDEEDDDDDDMAKKENRPRPRVTRNYGALRR